From the genome of Watersipora subatra chromosome 9, tzWatSuba1.1, whole genome shotgun sequence:
TTGCAAAGTAGGACATAGGCTATAATATCAGCGggggtcaattgcaagcaatagatatcatctggtagagatatttttcagtttctcaatgcatatttattaagagatctttgacaaattTGAGGTGAGTTAACAGATTTATTgtatccaaaaggtttaataccgATCCACTGAAAAATgggagcaaaatataggcaacaccGCTTCGCTTGTAATAGGGCTAAACTTATCTTCCAAAATTCGGacaagccatttaaaaaatacactgCAAGTCTCTATTGGagcgccgcctccaattgaccgttgctatagaagaagggttgaaaaacagagcgccatggcgttcaattagaggttttacggtatataaaaAGTTTTGTGAATAAACTCATCTCATTATTGTTTAACAACTCTGAGCCGTGGAAAATGaggagctgcagagattgtgcagaaatatctgttaccagggaaaatggaGAGATTTATGATTAAAGATGATCCCCATTACTAAACATTAAAAAGTACATAAACCATAATTTTAGTGATCAATTTAAAACTAAGCAAACCTTTGCATGACATGAAAATATATTACCTACAGTTATTACAAGCTGAAACTCACTATGCGTATGTAAACAGGAGTTGACAGAGAGTCTATAGTCTAAATATAACcagcaatacttgaaatgtctAGTGTCTAGTTTCAACTACTAAACTGTTTAACAGAAGGTCCACAGGCTAGCAGGTTTAATTATTAAGAAAAACAGAGACAACAATATAGGAGAATTTAAACAGATGTAGTACATATCACCTTCTCTGTGTTACAATCCAATTTATAGGTAAGATAATATCCTACCAAAGACTCTTTAATATACGCATAAGTAGATGATTTACCAGGAAAACTCGGATTCATGATGAAAAAGTCATCCCCAGCCAAGAAATCAGCTGAGTTAGTACTTGTAGACTTAGAGCTAGATGTGGAAGGGATGGCAACAGTTGGAGTTGGTTCTGGAGATCTAGAGGAATGAGGGATATTCCCAAATGGTAGATCATAGCCACCTGTAATAGATATTCATATGTTATCAGCAGCAGTACAATTACTCTGTGTTGTGGAGGAGGTAACAGTAAGTAATTTAGGTATATCAGGTGGCGATCAGAACTGTGAAATGGATAGTAAAGATCCTCAGGGCGTTGTGTGAAATTTGTTGATTTctgtagagttgtctgctctcacTATGCATACATAGAGTTACCATGAACCTTATCAAAAGCTATAGACACATTCAATCAGCGAAACCACATCAATTGATCCATAAATTCTTTCACTTTTTTCAACTTCTTTCTATTTACGTGAGATGCAATGTTAGTCTTTTTATGATGAAGAAATTTCCTAATCCTGCCGATCTAAAGTCAGTAGTTAAATTACCCACAAATCTCATACTCTTACAGCTATAAAACACATAATATCTCTATGCCTACTCTATGGCAGGGATTGCCGACATGTGTTAAACCTTTCAGTATATTTACTTAATACAAAGATATAAATTATATGATTAATTTACTACTACTGCAAGACATTGATGTAAAAGGAAACCATAACCAAATGTCAGTGAAATCTGATGGTTCTTGCTACTAAAGTCAGCAGGTAAAATTTCTCAACTGGCAGTAAGTCTTTGGCTGTATAAATTAAAGTGTAAATAGAGAATTGTCAACCTACCTCCAGAGCAAGCTTGAAAAATAAGTAGCTTGGGTTTTCCTGCCATGTGAGGAAAACACCGAGGAGACAGCAGATCGTATACTGAAGTACGAGGGATTGCTTGTCGGTCTGTACCATAGAGATGTGTCTCATTCCCGTGTGTCATGACTACGAGTACAAACATGCCATAGTCTTTGTGATCTTCAACCTCTGTCTCCTCACGTATAACTCTCAGCATCccctgtatatattatatgaagttGACCTTCACTCTGTATCATCTACTTAGTTGTTCATTTTAAGGCTGCTTACGAAGATAAAACAAGTGGTCTTACATTTACTAGCTACTAAAAGCTATGAAACCAGACAGACATGATAAAAAAAGCTCAATCTTTCGATCTATCATAATTGCGCTGTTAAAACTTCTGTTGCCATGAAAACCAACATTGTATATAACAGAGAAAGCTTAATGACAGGATTGTCTATTAACCTGCGCAGGAAGATTCTTATGGATTTTGGTTACAAAAGACAGGCTTTTAAAGAGCCCATCTATATTTTGCTGGTCTATTTGTGACCCAGCTCTTTCACTCCCGACGCTGTCTGCGCTGCCATCAGGTGCAGCGAAGTGGATGTTGTTGATGACCAAACAACGCCCTCTCacaggagttgtcatctcatagaCCTAAACAAAACAGTATTGGAAGTTGAAAAGAGTTCCAACTTTAACGATCCTTTGGAGGTGCCATGAATGATAAAGTTTCATACCATGAAAAGAAACTTACAGATGACGAATTAAAGAGCTTCTTAGCCCAGGCTTTTCTACTTGGTTTCACTCTCAAGCTGATGATAGCCAACTCAGCTTGATGTTCGTCCAAGTAATCCAAGCTATCAGACAGCTCACTGTCATCACCTTCAGGTGTCAGTTGAGATTGGAGTTGTACTCTCTCCCCTCTCATATCTTGTATGGATGATGAT
Proteins encoded in this window:
- the LOC137404831 gene encoding caspase-1-like; protein product: MLRVIREETEVEDHKDYGMFVLVVMTHGNETHLYGTDRQAIPRTSVYDLLSPRCFPHMAGKPKLLIFQACSGGGYDLPFGNIPHSSRSPEPTPTVAIPSTSSSKSTSTNSADFLAGDDFFIMNPSFPGYISTLDYAHGSFFIRALVEAFYKHSCHRDVKRLFEEQITKKVRAKSIVVNNSYPRVSRQQPTLMCLPTDGKKLYLFPGYTPPPTEGQ